gtCTGAGTACCTGGAGAGTCTGAGTATGTTACATCATCCGCCAAATCGCTGAGTCTTAATACCGAATATGCTGATTCAGATGATCGTTTAGAGGAGTTGAATAGGCGATCACAACTTAAATTTGTCCTAGAAATTGACAGACTGTATAAATCCGaatttgataaatattCCTCAGGTCCATTTTTAAGCCTTTTTGATAGAGGCACACGTATTCTATAAAGCAAACTTCTGCAATAGACGGGCATCTCATTTTTCGTTTCTCTAGACAGGCTTGTATCTGGGTCCTTTGTGCAACTTTCGGATTCCACATCTGTCTCTTCATCAATGGCTCGTTTTTTTTGACAGTTTGAATTTTTAGCGGGAGAATCCAAAGTGCGAGGACTTTCTGCATCAATGATGATATCTTTGACATGTGATGCGCCTATATTCCGAGGATCCAGAGtttgtacattttcatGAATGACAAGGGGGCTAGTACCTTTATCTATAGAGATTTTGGTGACATTAACTGAATCGCTTCTACCGGTAGAATCACATTCAGGTTCACAATCTGTAAAATTTGATGGACTTGTGGCATTTTGTTGCAAGTTGTCTATAGGGTTTGCATCAAAATAGACAAAGTTTTTGCTAAACGACTCAGCAACTGTTTCATTACTAGCCAGCGATGTTCTACGCGTCAAGGTGTTACTTAAAACTTCCGAAGAAGTAGAATCCAAGTGTTCTATATCACAGAGTTCATCATTAGTATCCACATTGTAGCTTTCAAACTGATCATCCTCATAGCCGATAATGGTTCCGTCAGAGTCACGATTAGATATAGTTCCGTGATGTATGGTTGAAGTGGTATTTATGAATTCTAACAAGCAGGCCGGAGCTGTGAAGTAATTCCTAGCCAATAATATAGGAAGTTGATCCAATCTAGTTGTTGGCGTCCTTGTTTCATTATATGAAAAGTCATTTACGGCATCATCTGTAGTGTGTGAGTGATTTTTATACTTTGGTGATTCAGCTTCTTCGTGACCTC
This region of Theileria equi strain WA chromosome 1, complete sequence genomic DNA includes:
- a CDS encoding hypothetical protein (encoded by transcript BEWA_034370A), yielding MLHSSRDASSSGNLTSVSVIDILLRGNFSECGKTEQNKRCRFNVTESGGHEEAESPKYKNHSHTTDDAVNDFSYNETRTPTTRLDQLPILLARNYFTAPACLLEFINTTSTIHHGTISNRDSDGTIIGYEDDQFESYNVDTNDELCDIEHLDSTSSEVLSNTLTRRTSLASNETVAESFSKNFVYFDANPIDNLQQNATSPSNFTDCEPECDSTGRSDSVNVTKISIDKGTSPLVIHENVQTLDPRNIGASHVKDIIIDAESPRTLDSPAKNSNCQKKRAIDEETDVESESCTKDPDTSLSRETKNEMPVYCRSLLYRIRVPLSKRLKNGPEEYLSNSDLYSLSISRTNLSCDRLFNSSKRSSESAYSVLRLSDLADDVTYSDSPGTQTFFKSNRIIENDGTYKNNLDVLCSEHTDRKNMSLYVGGRYLKPGKLTLLDGEGNNPNI